In one Photobacterium swingsii genomic region, the following are encoded:
- the mrcB gene encoding penicillin-binding protein 1B: MSDRQSSSEPHKAASSFSDKPSGISHSEGEVPEAQKDPKFIRGAGKRKRIMYALLAVGLIVVTAMTLLGFRLQQVVSDKFTGQLWQLPSVVYARELILQPGAKVRYEEVLNELKQLKYQQVDAPSRSGEYKASRLKLEFVRRPFTFKEGKEDERHVVVEFDYSAVKRISEWVERGGKKELKQLGIIRIEPKMLGMLESQTTEQRIYLPKDQMPSALIDALITTEDRDFYQHDGVSIVAIGRAFIANVKAGRTVQGGSTLTQQLAKNLFLSSERSLWRKIKEAYMALIIDHNYDKDQILDAYLNQVYLAQSGKQAIHGFAMGAHFYFGRPLSELRVDQQAMLVGLVKGPSYYNPWRYPERATARRNLVLRMMHDNQMIDSASYERAIQRPLDVQEKGQLSRRQPAYFDQLRRELTEEVGDKFESGKGLRLFTTLDPLSQEKAEEAVRATMPKMAKKAGANIENAIVIADRNTGEVRAMVGGSKPGYAGFNRAIDAKRQIGSVVKPAIYLAALSQPERFSLATSLEDKPLKLTGERGETWSPRNYDRQYRGAVPLYLALAKSYNIPTVNLGMAVGLDDVIDTMAKLGVDRKEIPPLPSMLLGAFTLTPFEVTQMYQTIASGGRKAQLKALSAVVTNDGDVLFQQLPVASQVVPEQAAWLTMYGLKKAVTEGTARYLNSQFPSSRLAGKTGTSDKGRDSWYVGIDGREVVTVWMGKDDNSNSNLTGSSGALRLYTDYILRRDPEPLVQQQPSGISTFDYQRNQNGTYSQRCLGQDHFPAWDPNGTLKVTCVKKVQRFFQNLFDW; encoded by the coding sequence ATGTCAGATCGTCAGTCATCCTCCGAGCCCCATAAAGCAGCGTCTTCTTTTAGTGACAAGCCTTCTGGCATCTCGCACTCAGAAGGGGAGGTGCCAGAGGCTCAAAAAGATCCTAAGTTCATTCGAGGAGCCGGTAAGCGCAAGCGTATTATGTATGCTTTGCTAGCGGTGGGGCTGATTGTGGTCACTGCGATGACATTACTTGGTTTTAGGCTGCAACAAGTGGTGAGTGATAAGTTCACGGGGCAGTTGTGGCAGTTACCTTCGGTTGTGTATGCCCGCGAGTTGATTTTGCAGCCAGGGGCAAAGGTGCGTTATGAAGAAGTTCTTAATGAATTAAAGCAACTGAAGTATCAGCAAGTCGATGCTCCTAGTCGGTCGGGTGAGTATAAAGCTTCACGTTTGAAGCTTGAGTTTGTCCGTCGTCCTTTTACGTTTAAAGAAGGTAAAGAAGACGAGCGACATGTGGTGGTGGAATTTGATTACAGTGCGGTGAAACGTATTTCTGAATGGGTTGAGCGCGGTGGAAAGAAAGAACTCAAGCAACTTGGGATCATTCGTATTGAACCTAAAATGCTTGGGATGCTGGAATCGCAAACAACGGAGCAACGGATTTACCTACCTAAGGATCAAATGCCTTCCGCGTTAATTGATGCTTTGATAACGACAGAAGATCGCGACTTTTATCAGCATGATGGCGTTTCGATTGTGGCTATTGGTCGCGCATTTATTGCGAATGTAAAAGCAGGGCGAACCGTTCAAGGCGGCAGTACCTTAACCCAGCAGCTGGCGAAAAACTTGTTTTTATCGAGTGAGCGCAGTTTATGGCGCAAGATCAAAGAGGCTTATATGGCGCTGATCATTGACCATAACTACGATAAAGACCAAATCCTCGATGCTTACCTTAATCAGGTTTACCTTGCGCAGAGTGGTAAGCAAGCTATTCACGGTTTTGCGATGGGGGCTCATTTCTATTTTGGTCGACCATTGTCTGAACTTCGCGTTGATCAGCAGGCCATGCTGGTGGGGTTAGTCAAAGGGCCGTCTTATTATAATCCTTGGCGTTATCCTGAGCGTGCCACTGCCCGCCGTAATTTAGTGCTACGTATGATGCACGATAACCAAATGATAGATAGCGCCAGCTATGAGCGAGCGATACAGCGTCCATTAGATGTGCAAGAAAAAGGGCAGCTCTCTCGTCGACAACCGGCCTATTTTGATCAGTTACGTCGTGAGCTGACCGAAGAGGTGGGCGATAAGTTTGAATCGGGTAAAGGGCTACGATTATTTACAACGCTTGATCCTTTGTCACAAGAAAAAGCAGAAGAAGCAGTACGTGCTACCATGCCTAAAATGGCTAAAAAAGCGGGTGCTAATATAGAGAATGCTATCGTTATTGCTGATAGGAACACAGGTGAAGTTCGCGCTATGGTTGGCGGTAGTAAGCCGGGCTATGCGGGGTTTAATCGTGCTATTGATGCAAAACGTCAAATTGGCTCTGTGGTAAAACCTGCGATTTATTTAGCGGCATTGTCACAACCAGAGCGGTTTTCTTTGGCAACTAGCCTAGAAGATAAACCGCTAAAGTTAACAGGGGAGCGTGGCGAGACTTGGTCGCCACGAAATTATGATCGTCAGTACCGTGGTGCAGTGCCCCTCTATCTAGCGTTGGCTAAGTCTTATAATATTCCAACGGTAAATTTAGGTATGGCTGTTGGTCTGGACGATGTGATTGATACCATGGCGAAGCTGGGTGTCGATCGTAAGGAAATTCCGCCATTGCCTTCCATGTTGTTAGGTGCGTTCACCTTGACGCCGTTCGAAGTGACACAGATGTACCAGACCATAGCAAGTGGTGGGCGTAAAGCACAGTTGAAGGCCTTGAGTGCAGTGGTTACTAATGATGGCGACGTCTTGTTCCAGCAGTTACCTGTTGCATCACAAGTTGTGCCAGAGCAAGCGGCTTGGTTGACTATGTATGGTCTGAAAAAAGCGGTGACAGAAGGTACGGCGCGTTATCTTAATAGCCAATTCCCCTCATCGCGTTTAGCTGGTAAGACGGGGACATCAGATAAAGGACGTGACAGTTGGTATGTGGGCATTGATGGCCGTGAAGTTGTTACCGTATGGATGGGTAAAGACGACAATTCCAACTCTAATCTAACGGGATCATCTGGTGCATTGCGTTTATATACCGATTATATATTACGCCGCGATCCTGAGCCGCTTGTTCAGCAACAGCCTTCTGGGATCTCGACCTTTGACTATCAACGCAATCAAAATGGTACCTATAGCCAGCGTTGTTTAGGGCAAGACCATTTTCCTGCTTGGGATCCAAACGGCACTTTGAAAGTGACGTGTGTGAAAAAAGTGCAGCGTTTCTTCCAGAATTTATTTGATTGGTAA
- a CDS encoding ABC transporter ATP-binding protein: MSHRAGEQAGVAVALTQCQLRYHSSEQPLFSQLNLTLPQGQWSCILGKSGCGKTSLLRLLAGLLNEQADWQGSLTVSDQLPIEGRVAYMAQQDLLLPWLSVLNNVCLSTRFSPEQPTENSLERACELLNHVGLGEHIHARPDSLSGGMRQRVALARTLLQDKPIVLMDEPFSALDAVTRHKLQTLAATLLKGKTVLLITHDPQEALRLGDQILFMSGSPAAMVSLPTPQGQTPRDYTAELAQHQQNIITRLEQDYG, translated from the coding sequence ATGAGTCACCGCGCAGGAGAGCAAGCAGGCGTCGCTGTCGCACTGACACAATGCCAACTTCGCTACCACAGCAGTGAACAACCACTTTTTTCACAGCTCAACCTCACACTACCTCAAGGTCAGTGGAGTTGTATTCTAGGCAAAAGTGGTTGCGGCAAAACATCCTTATTGCGTTTATTGGCGGGCTTATTAAATGAGCAAGCAGATTGGCAAGGTTCTCTCACCGTCTCAGATCAGCTTCCCATTGAAGGGCGTGTGGCGTACATGGCACAGCAGGATCTACTATTACCTTGGTTATCTGTGCTTAATAATGTCTGTTTAAGCACTCGCTTTAGCCCAGAGCAACCAACAGAAAATAGCCTAGAACGCGCATGCGAATTACTTAACCATGTCGGCCTTGGTGAGCACATCCATGCCCGCCCCGATAGCTTATCAGGCGGTATGCGACAACGTGTTGCACTTGCCCGTACGCTGTTACAAGACAAGCCTATCGTATTAATGGATGAACCTTTTTCGGCATTAGATGCCGTAACACGTCATAAATTACAAACACTTGCGGCCACCTTACTAAAAGGGAAGACCGTATTGTTAATTACCCACGATCCGCAAGAAGCATTGCGATTAGGAGATCAAATCCTATTCATGTCTGGCTCACCTGCCGCGATGGTTTCACTACCGACACCACAAGGGCAAACCCCACGAGATTACACAGCAGAGCTCGCACAGCATCAGCAAAATATCATCACGCGTTTGGAACAAGATTATGGCTAA
- a CDS encoding endo alpha-1,4 polygalactosaminidase — translation MRLTLLLLISITFNVFAKTPPSIVFYYNDVDSVRELINYDRVVVNANLITDKQIQTLHTAGSLVFAYLSVGEYDGEILPSTLASASPAKNENWQSHAMMLSSPAWQKHLLAEAKKVTKRGFDGLFLDTLDSYYLFTDSEKEQTLQQQALAKIIDSLYQLPTHPKLILNRGFEVIPQIKAPIYAVAAESLYDSYHPVDQTYHKVSESDRNWLAGKLAEVKARNIETIAIDYIPASERERQKDAAQRLLDEGYTPYISDGLLYEFGTSTIQPVAKRVLGFYDSQYGAMNSSQCHRMMAMPIEYKGYVPDCQDVNNFNFSQVDISRYAAVYTWLEQASFQRVPALSLWLDTVIFKTPVLFINQLPTDNALLARLGIQNSGDLSGKITLKVGHAWLRNRYPLRFSQFETQAKITIDKNTITPLITIEDQQQNTSTLFFKAGWGGAILNPLPVASLANETEVWQIDPFRLVDETLQLPVIPAADATTESGRRILTSHVDGDGFPSKGWFPGKPYTAEVLLEHVFKKYTLPQTVSVIEGEVGERGLYPKESPQLEAIARKIFKLPHVEIASHTFSHPFFWDFDKVVDSSAYGENLPIPGYTVDYNNEIIGSIDYINKNLAPKNKKARLVLWSGKADPKEDILAIAEKANLLNVNGGNTYVVRGNDNFTQVSPTITWYPSAVHVYAPVLNENLYTNLWTEHHDGYGRAVETFQLLGEPRRLKTISIYYHMYSGAYPASLKGLTNVYDWAIKQKATPLYLSEYAERARTLYETGLSKTLSGEWLITSTGIKSIRAPYRLGYPVTPTSELAGWNQGPDGNYLMLTKTRTRLQFSTTQSNAPRLQSANAQLTKWLAQGSTIHWAFNSHVPFEMELTNMNHCTLRSNKTLAKTQLPPNRVRYQSNKNGVFQGTLNCNNL, via the coding sequence ATGCGATTGACACTGTTATTGCTGATAAGCATTACTTTCAATGTATTCGCAAAAACTCCCCCTTCCATCGTTTTCTACTATAACGATGTCGATTCTGTGCGTGAGTTAATCAACTACGATCGCGTGGTTGTAAATGCCAATCTAATTACCGACAAGCAAATACAAACCCTACATACTGCAGGTTCACTCGTTTTCGCTTATCTCAGCGTAGGGGAATATGATGGGGAAATACTGCCAAGTACACTGGCCAGTGCCTCACCTGCCAAAAATGAAAACTGGCAAAGCCATGCCATGATGCTCTCAAGCCCAGCTTGGCAAAAACACCTGCTTGCTGAAGCAAAAAAAGTGACAAAAAGAGGCTTTGATGGACTTTTCCTCGATACTCTAGATAGTTACTATCTGTTCACTGACTCTGAAAAAGAGCAAACCCTTCAGCAACAAGCATTGGCTAAGATCATTGATAGCCTTTACCAACTCCCGACTCACCCCAAATTAATACTTAACCGCGGCTTTGAAGTGATTCCACAAATTAAAGCCCCTATCTATGCAGTTGCAGCGGAGTCACTTTACGATAGTTATCACCCTGTTGACCAAACGTATCATAAGGTCAGTGAAAGCGATCGTAATTGGCTTGCTGGTAAGTTAGCAGAGGTAAAAGCACGTAATATCGAAACCATCGCTATCGACTATATCCCCGCATCAGAACGTGAACGCCAAAAAGATGCTGCGCAACGTTTACTCGATGAAGGTTACACCCCATATATTAGTGATGGTTTGTTGTATGAATTTGGCACTAGCACGATCCAACCTGTCGCTAAACGGGTACTTGGCTTTTACGATAGCCAATATGGTGCGATGAATAGCTCACAATGCCACCGTATGATGGCGATGCCAATTGAATACAAAGGTTATGTCCCCGATTGCCAAGATGTAAATAATTTCAACTTTTCTCAGGTAGACATAAGCCGCTACGCTGCGGTTTATACATGGTTAGAACAAGCCTCTTTCCAGCGCGTACCTGCGCTATCCCTATGGCTAGATACTGTTATATTTAAAACACCCGTTTTGTTTATCAATCAACTTCCTACTGATAATGCACTGTTAGCTCGGCTTGGCATTCAAAACAGTGGTGATTTAAGTGGGAAAATCACGTTAAAAGTAGGCCATGCTTGGCTTAGAAATCGTTACCCATTGCGTTTTAGTCAGTTTGAAACTCAAGCGAAAATCACCATAGATAAAAACACAATCACACCTTTGATCACCATAGAGGATCAACAACAAAACACGTCCACGCTATTTTTTAAAGCTGGCTGGGGAGGTGCGATTTTAAACCCACTGCCTGTGGCAAGCTTGGCGAATGAGACCGAAGTCTGGCAAATTGATCCTTTTCGCTTAGTCGATGAAACCTTGCAACTACCCGTTATTCCAGCAGCAGACGCCACCACAGAGTCTGGGCGACGTATTCTAACCAGCCATGTCGATGGTGATGGTTTTCCTTCTAAAGGATGGTTTCCCGGCAAGCCCTATACAGCCGAGGTCTTACTTGAACATGTATTTAAGAAATACACTTTACCTCAAACTGTTTCAGTGATTGAAGGTGAAGTAGGTGAACGTGGCCTATACCCTAAAGAGAGTCCACAACTAGAAGCCATTGCGCGCAAAATATTTAAATTACCACATGTCGAAATTGCTTCGCATACCTTTAGTCATCCATTTTTCTGGGATTTTGATAAAGTGGTCGATTCCAGTGCGTACGGTGAAAACTTACCTATCCCTGGTTATACCGTCGATTACAACAATGAAATAATTGGCAGCATCGACTACATCAACAAAAATTTAGCCCCTAAAAATAAAAAAGCGCGATTGGTTTTATGGTCGGGCAAAGCCGATCCTAAAGAAGATATTCTCGCTATCGCTGAAAAAGCCAACTTACTTAATGTAAATGGTGGCAATACCTATGTAGTACGAGGCAATGATAACTTTACCCAAGTCTCGCCAACCATCACTTGGTACCCTTCAGCGGTTCACGTCTACGCCCCGGTACTCAACGAAAATTTATATACCAACCTTTGGACAGAACATCATGATGGGTATGGTCGTGCAGTAGAAACTTTCCAATTATTGGGCGAACCACGTCGGTTAAAAACCATTTCGATCTACTACCACATGTACTCTGGCGCTTACCCTGCCTCACTCAAAGGGCTAACCAATGTATATGACTGGGCCATTAAACAAAAAGCCACGCCATTGTATTTAAGTGAGTATGCAGAACGTGCTCGCACGCTGTATGAAACAGGACTATCAAAAACCTTATCTGGTGAATGGCTCATCACATCAACAGGCATTAAAAGTATTCGAGCGCCCTACAGACTTGGTTACCCTGTCACGCCAACGTCTGAATTAGCTGGCTGGAATCAAGGACCCGATGGCAATTATTTAATGCTGACTAAAACAAGAACGCGTTTACAGTTTTCAACAACACAATCGAACGCCCCCAGGCTACAGAGTGCCAATGCACAACTTACAAAGTGGCTAGCACAAGGAAGTACCATTCACTGGGCATTTAACAGCCATGTCCCATTCGAAATGGAATTGACCAATATGAATCACTGCACCTTACGTAGCAATAAAACACTTGCTAAAACGCAATTACCGCCAAATAGGGTGCGGTATCAATCGAACAAGAACGGTGTTTTTCAAGGCACACTCAATTGCAATAACCTGTAA
- a CDS encoding ABC transporter substrate-binding protein has protein sequence MKNWLTQQKLTKFAFALGLAITTIASTAASAADTAKKEMTLMLDWFVNPNHGPIVIAQERGLFSDQGLTIKIQEPADPSVPAKLVAAGKIDMAISYQTSLTTDVAAGLPLIRSATLIATPLNTLMTLDNGKIKTLADLKGKKIGIAIAGNEEATIGTMLQSEGVAFDDVQIINVGWALSSSLASGKVDAIWGGLRNFETNQLALEGYQAKAFFPEEHGVPSYDELVVVANKNSYDADALKKFNTAIELATQYIVNHPDQAWKEFVAYAPDTLNNELNRRAWQDTLPRFALRPAAIDPVRYDNFAQFMFKHKIISHAPKAQDYVPSL, from the coding sequence ATGAAAAATTGGCTTACACAACAAAAACTTACTAAGTTTGCTTTCGCACTAGGCTTAGCCATTACAACCATCGCGAGCACAGCGGCTTCAGCAGCTGACACAGCAAAAAAAGAAATGACCTTAATGCTAGATTGGTTTGTTAACCCTAACCACGGCCCTATAGTAATTGCCCAAGAAAGAGGACTCTTTAGTGATCAAGGTTTAACCATAAAGATCCAAGAGCCTGCCGATCCGAGTGTCCCAGCTAAACTGGTTGCTGCGGGTAAAATTGATATGGCTATTTCGTATCAGACAAGCCTAACAACCGATGTGGCTGCTGGCTTGCCGCTTATTCGCTCTGCAACACTCATCGCCACACCACTCAATACACTAATGACATTGGATAATGGCAAAATCAAAACACTTGCTGATTTAAAAGGCAAAAAAATTGGTATTGCGATTGCGGGTAACGAAGAAGCAACCATAGGCACCATGCTTCAAAGCGAAGGCGTTGCATTTGACGATGTACAAATCATCAATGTTGGCTGGGCACTTTCATCTTCACTTGCATCTGGCAAAGTCGATGCAATCTGGGGCGGCTTACGTAACTTTGAAACGAATCAGTTAGCCCTCGAAGGTTACCAAGCGAAGGCCTTCTTCCCAGAAGAACATGGCGTACCGTCATACGATGAGCTTGTCGTTGTCGCGAATAAAAACAGCTATGACGCTGACGCGTTGAAGAAATTCAACACCGCGATTGAACTGGCGACACAGTATATTGTGAATCATCCGGACCAAGCCTGGAAAGAATTTGTTGCCTATGCACCCGATACACTAAACAACGAATTAAACCGCCGTGCATGGCAAGACACGCTGCCAAGGTTCGCACTGCGTCCTGCAGCAATTGATCCTGTGCGTTACGATAACTTCGCACAGTTCATGTTTAAACACAAAATCATCAGCCATGCGCCAAAAGCGCAAGATTACGTTCCGAGTTTATAA
- the rlmF gene encoding 23S rRNA (adenine(1618)-N(6))-methyltransferase RlmF, whose amino-acid sequence MTQKKKQTTKPSKGLHPRNPHRARYDFPALIQCSPELAPFVAENRFGDLSVNFSDPMAVKVLNKALLRQFYQVDYWDIPAGFLCPPIPGRADYLHYIADLLAASNEGEIPQGRFVSGLDIGVGANCVYPIVGHRVYGWRFVGADVDPLSIKSAKFIVSSNKTLKNGVKLRLQKNADHIFTNMIQDDDLFDFTLCNPPFHASEAEALAGSERKVRNLAANSAKKGGKVLTPSSKVSASLNFGGQKAELWCDGGEAAFIQRMIKQSAECADQVFWFTTLVSKKENLAAIYQQLKTVNAADVQTIEMAQGQKITRVVAWTFLEKEQQQAWRETRWLK is encoded by the coding sequence ATGACACAGAAGAAAAAACAGACAACAAAACCGAGTAAAGGATTGCACCCAAGAAACCCGCATCGTGCACGTTACGATTTTCCTGCTCTTATCCAATGTAGTCCAGAGTTGGCACCTTTTGTTGCAGAAAACCGCTTTGGTGACCTCTCTGTCAACTTTTCCGATCCTATGGCTGTGAAAGTGTTAAATAAAGCATTATTGCGCCAATTTTATCAGGTTGATTACTGGGACATTCCTGCTGGGTTTTTATGTCCACCTATTCCTGGGCGTGCGGATTATCTTCATTATATTGCGGATTTATTAGCAGCCTCTAACGAGGGAGAGATCCCTCAAGGTCGCTTTGTCTCTGGGTTAGATATAGGTGTCGGTGCGAACTGCGTTTACCCAATCGTTGGACACCGTGTTTATGGCTGGCGATTTGTTGGTGCGGACGTTGATCCTTTGTCGATTAAATCTGCTAAGTTTATCGTAAGTAGTAACAAGACATTGAAAAATGGTGTGAAATTACGTTTGCAAAAAAATGCAGACCATATTTTCACCAATATGATTCAAGATGACGATCTGTTTGATTTCACCTTATGTAACCCTCCATTTCATGCTTCAGAGGCAGAAGCACTGGCAGGCAGTGAACGTAAAGTACGTAATTTAGCGGCCAATTCGGCGAAAAAAGGCGGGAAGGTGTTAACGCCGTCTAGTAAGGTGTCTGCATCGCTTAACTTTGGTGGCCAAAAGGCTGAGCTTTGGTGTGATGGCGGTGAAGCGGCTTTTATTCAACGTATGATCAAGCAGAGTGCGGAATGTGCTGATCAAGTCTTTTGGTTTACAACTTTAGTGTCGAAGAAAGAGAATTTAGCCGCAATTTACCAACAGTTAAAAACGGTAAATGCTGCTGATGTTCAGACGATTGAAATGGCACAAGGGCAAAAAATCACACGTGTTGTTGCTTGGACTTTCTTAGAGAAAGAACAGCAGCAAGCATGGCGAGAAACGCGTTGGTTAAAATAA
- the tenA gene encoding thiaminase II, which translates to MNYQDLITACQQDWTDYTQHRFVQELANGSLNAAAYLHYLKQDFLFLKHYARAYALAVYKAPTLADMREPLPSLSALLETEIQHHVTYCGQWGLTELDMEAELEDFGTVAYTRYVLDTGMAGDLLDLYVALAPCAIGYAVIGEQLIQSPATKIEGNAYASWIEMYGSEDFQQGAQKTITRLNKMLAEVELSSSRGQRLCEIFKTATRMEVAFWQQGLNAAS; encoded by the coding sequence ATGAACTATCAGGATCTTATTACCGCTTGCCAACAAGATTGGACGGACTACACCCAACATCGCTTTGTTCAAGAGCTTGCTAACGGCAGCTTAAATGCAGCCGCTTATTTGCATTACTTAAAGCAAGATTTTCTGTTTTTAAAACACTATGCACGTGCTTATGCACTGGCCGTTTACAAAGCACCGACATTAGCCGATATGCGTGAACCTCTGCCGAGCCTCTCGGCGTTGTTAGAGACTGAAATTCAACATCATGTGACGTATTGTGGTCAATGGGGCTTAACAGAGCTGGACATGGAAGCCGAACTCGAAGATTTCGGTACAGTCGCTTATACCCGTTACGTGCTTGATACTGGTATGGCTGGTGATTTACTCGATCTCTACGTTGCCCTTGCGCCTTGTGCGATTGGCTATGCCGTTATTGGTGAGCAACTTATCCAGTCGCCAGCAACCAAAATAGAAGGAAACGCGTATGCCAGTTGGATCGAGATGTACGGCAGCGAAGATTTTCAGCAAGGTGCGCAAAAAACTATAACACGCCTAAACAAGATGTTAGCTGAAGTTGAGCTTAGCAGCAGCCGTGGTCAACGTTTGTGTGAAATTTTTAAAACCGCAACACGTATGGAAGTGGCGTTTTGGCAACAAGGCTTGAATGCAGCCAGCTAA
- a CDS encoding PhnA domain-containing protein: MTIENILKQRSESKCELCSSDSNLSVYEVPASPDQTAGCCVMVCDTCRGQIEDADTVEANHWRCLNDSMWSQTPAVQIMAYRMLNRLAASESWAQDLKDMMYMEEDMVEWAEKGIALEELESIQTVDVNGTPLQAGDNVTVIKDLPVKGSSLVVKQGTAVRGIRLNDNPLHISGKAAGTTMVLIAAYCKKM; the protein is encoded by the coding sequence ATGACTATTGAAAATATTCTAAAACAACGCAGCGAATCTAAGTGTGAGCTTTGTTCTTCAGACAGCAACCTAAGTGTTTATGAAGTGCCAGCATCACCGGATCAAACTGCTGGTTGTTGTGTAATGGTTTGTGATACTTGTCGTGGACAAATCGAAGATGCAGATACAGTTGAAGCTAACCACTGGCGTTGTCTTAACGACAGCATGTGGAGCCAAACTCCAGCTGTTCAAATCATGGCTTACCGCATGCTTAACCGTCTTGCGGCATCAGAATCTTGGGCTCAAGACCTTAAAGACATGATGTACATGGAAGAAGACATGGTTGAATGGGCTGAGAAAGGCATCGCACTTGAAGAGCTTGAATCAATCCAAACTGTTGACGTTAACGGTACACCGCTACAAGCTGGCGATAACGTTACTGTGATTAAAGACCTTCCAGTTAAAGGTTCTAGCCTTGTTGTTAAACAAGGTACTGCTGTTCGTGGTATTCGTCTAAACGACAACCCACTACACATCAGCGGTAAAGCAGCGGGTACAACTATGGTACTTATCGCAGCTTACTGTAAAAAAATGTAA
- the thiD gene encoding bifunctional hydroxymethylpyrimidine kinase/phosphomethylpyrimidine kinase, producing the protein MVTPSKTPITLTIAGSDSGGGAGIQADIKAISATGGYACSAITALTAQNTLGVSGILPISPEFVEQQLDAIFSDLDVKSVKIGMLSDTKIIAMVAKKLQQYQPNHLVIDPVMVATSGDLLLQQDAISTLKDMLLPLADVITPNLPEAAALLGCAVPQTDSEMDALIEDLRQLNTKTVLLKGGHLEQSENSTDLLITADDVFRFSTHRIQTKNTHGTGCTLSAAIASFLAQGYDLVEAVTHAKGYISHAIYHADSLDIGSGHGPVHHFFAGHFDPTA; encoded by the coding sequence ATGGTAACGCCATCTAAAACACCAATCACTTTAACCATCGCAGGCTCTGACAGTGGCGGTGGTGCGGGCATTCAAGCCGATATAAAAGCAATCTCTGCCACTGGTGGCTACGCGTGTTCCGCTATCACAGCGCTGACAGCACAAAACACCCTTGGTGTCAGTGGTATCTTACCTATTTCACCGGAATTCGTTGAACAACAACTTGATGCTATTTTCTCAGATTTAGACGTGAAGTCCGTTAAAATTGGCATGTTAAGCGATACCAAGATCATCGCTATGGTTGCTAAAAAGCTACAACAATATCAACCTAACCACTTGGTGATCGACCCAGTAATGGTCGCCACTAGCGGTGATTTATTACTCCAACAAGATGCTATCTCTACACTTAAAGACATGCTTCTTCCCCTCGCCGATGTTATTACCCCCAACCTACCAGAAGCGGCGGCATTACTAGGCTGCGCTGTGCCTCAAACTGATTCTGAAATGGATGCGTTAATCGAGGATCTTCGCCAACTCAATACAAAAACTGTATTACTAAAAGGTGGCCATCTAGAGCAAAGCGAAAACAGTACCGACCTACTCATTACTGCCGATGATGTGTTTCGCTTTAGTACCCATCGTATTCAGACCAAAAATACCCATGGTACGGGTTGTACCCTTTCTGCTGCTATCGCATCTTTCCTCGCTCAAGGCTACGATTTGGTCGAGGCAGTCACTCACGCAAAAGGTTACATTTCCCATGCTATCTATCATGCAGATTCATTAGACATCGGCTCTGGTCACGGCCCTGTTCATCACTTCTTTGCTGGTCATTTTGATCCAACCGCATAA